The nucleotide window aaaaatcaacccgagaccaaaccaatccgacattatatatgtagttttaaaattttattttatacagaaaaatatttacttcgatataattttaaaatattttttatactatttcatagtttttatcttttaatatattatttcaagtttaaaacatagaattcggaatggtccaataaatattatagttcatagatgttgataattataataaaacttgaatcaaaattaaattaatactaatgcaaaaagaaaatcaattcaacactaagaatgacaataatattgaatatttgttctttagttttacattggattagacaattaaaatacataatctaattttaattttccttaaatatttagtgatgtaactaatacttattaaacttattttagcatgatttagtacttttaaattatgatcattttcattatgactttgcaatatttattttatatgatgatttcattattattttttattgaatattttagtgtcattagtactcatctcatattttgtgttattttcttaagaaataccttagataattgtattttggttggactaaagaaatatttggagcacaaattaattatatgtttgtatgcaaactttaccgaaaaaatcctaggtttattggtttggtttgatttataaatttaaaaatttgacacaatgatttggtttggtatttgaaaaccCCGAACCAACCctaggttgaaaaacccgaaaaaatccaaattttattagtttggtttggtttataaatttaaaatttttacacaaatggtttgatttgatatttaaaaaacccaaaccaacccggtcatgtacacccctaatttatatatattagaaaaatacTGAATAACATCTCGAAAAGGAAGAGACATTATTAACCTCATAGAATGCAAAAAATGTACATTTAATTCAAACCTTTTAACTTTGGAGAGTTAATACTGATATCGGTTATTATTGATTTTCAAGGTGACGTATGATTTCTCAgtctttatttgaattttattgttgagaggaatttaggattttaaatttatcatttcaaAGATATTATCTTTGAATATATTTAGTAAATGTTTTaacatttatataatttgagCAAAAATTACTAGAGTCAGATGAACAAGTACTTTATCTTGTATATCCGTCCATGCTAGAGAGGGGAGAGTGTTTTCGAGATTTTCAGTGTGTAAAAATTGAGGCTTTATGCCTTGCAACAACAGGTTTCAATCCTACATGACTAATTTCATTTCTCTCCGTTTCCTAATTCACTCAGcttttaactaaaaaagaaTACACATTGTCAgtgtaaataaattttacaccgttaaattatttttcttatattattatctTTAGATGACATGATGGTGTAAAAATCTGTTTACACATGTATACAACCTTTTCAATTCATTTATGcaaaattttcttgatttctgaAATTTGTATATAGGTCCCATTTGATACgaataaattgagaaaaagtaAGGGAAGAAATATCCAATTGGAAAGCGTTACTAACAACGTTTGTTTTAACTTGCGTCACCAATTGATGTCTACATGCACCACTCTCTGTctacaaataacaaaaaatgttttCATTCATTCTATCCCATTACTACTCCAATAATATCCAAAAACAACAATGACTACTTTGAGAGCAATaacattgttgttgttgttgttgtttaaggTGGCTGCAACAGAGTGCAACCAATCATGTGCATTTAAGGCTATCTTTAACTTTGGTGATTCAAATACTGATACTGGTGGTTTTTGGGCAGCTTTCCCAGCTCAAGCCCCTCCTCATGGAATGACTTACTTCAACAAACCTGTTGGAAGGGCAACTGATGGCAGAGTTGTCGTCGATTTTCTAGGTGAAATATCACTATACTATGTTCTTTTGTTTGTCTATCATAAGCCTTCAAGTTTAGAATAACAACAACATTACTAGCAAAAAGCCATAGAAAATGGTTAATTGTCTTATATGTTAAACGTTACGTTACAGAAAGAGAGAGAGCTATGGGTGGATTGTCTTAGATGTTAAATGTTATCTGAATTCTGAAGAAGGCAAGTGAATGCAGAGGCGGATTCAAGATTTAAGCTTTATAAGTTCAACATTAATTTAAGGTTCATACCTCCTAGAACTGAACTCATATTTACTACTTGTTGCAACTTCAGTGAAAATATATGATCCGTGTTGAAAGTATTGAGTTCATCTACTGATATATTTAGCTATAAATCTGACCCTAAGGAGTTAGAAAGAAGATAGATATCTTAGTGAAAATTGTGACCATTTCTCTGTTAAGTGTTCTCTTTTGGAGTGAGGATAGAAGTATCATTGGAAGAAAACGAAATAGCCTTAGCTGGAAAAAGTACAGATGTCTATGTATGTTCTTTGTTTGTCCTTATAGGTTTTGTCCTACATCCTTATCCTAACTATTGCACCTGTGACCTCTTCATGTGGCTTAATTTTATCCTACATTATTAGCCTTTTTCAGTGTTCAACAAGTATTGgagatataattaagtaaataaacgTTTATTCGAGTTGAATGTGGGGTAAACACTTATACACAGCTATAGCGGCTATTAGGGCGTGTTGAAGATATAATTGAGTGAATAAAAGTGTACTCCCTCATACAACTTAAACGTTTAGATTGAGATGGCCACATAGTTAAACTAGATTTTTCACACAATTATGTATGTATAGGaaaatatttgtcctttttcttcGTCTTGTTTCAATTGTTGTTTAAACCTGTGACAGTTTTTTTGAAAGTTTCATTATTCCTGGTTGTGCAGCTCAAGCATTAGATTTGCCATTTTTGAGTCCATATCTGCAATCAATTGGATCTGATTACAAACATGGTGCAAATTTCGCAACATTAGCATCCACAGTTCGCTTGCCACAAACTTCCTTATTTGTTACTGGTGTTAGCCCTTTTTCTCTTGAGATTCAGCTTAGACAGATGAAGGAATTTAAGGTTAAAGTCGATGAACTTCCCCGTAAAGGTAATATTATTAATGCTCCATTCTACAAAAAATTCGATGAATGTTACGTTGTTTTGTTAACCATAACCAAATATGTCTGAATTTTCAGGGAAAAGTAATCTGCCTTCCCCAAACATATTTGGAAAATCACTATATACATTCTACATTGGCCAAAATGACTTCACTGGAAATTTGGCAAGACTAGGAATAAGTGGAGTGAAAGAGTTTCTACCTCAAGTTGTTTCCCAAATTGCCAGCACCATCAAGGTAACAAACATCTTTGTACTTCAATGTCCTAGCATTCAATGAATACTTACTCATGTTTTCAACGTATTTTTTCCGTGTGGTCTTGGTTCTTTGTCCTTTTTTGGGTCAGGCACGTGGTAATTCTTTTGATAGATGACTGAATGTGAGATTTGATCTAAGGATTTCTGTTTATGTCTTCAACACATCGATCATCTATTCATCATGGCTATATAATATCTAAAACAGCAGTACATTCTGCCTCCAATTTTAAGGAAGACTTTTAACTCGTTACGGAGAGATCACAGGGCATTCAAGATAGTTGTTGAGGAAGCATGTGATTATTGTTCGTTCTCAAACTAACTGAACGCCTATTTGATGCTAGCTTGTTCTGTTTTATTTTCCAGGAGATATATGCATTAGGTGGGAGAACATTTTGGGTGCTAAATCTAGCACCAATTGGATGTTACCCTGCATTTCTGGTGCAACTGCCTCATAACACTTCTGATATAGACCAGTTTGGTTGCCTAATATCATACAATAATGCAGTGGTGGATTATAACAATATGCTTAAAGCAGCATTAGCAAAAACCAGAAAGGATCTTTCTGATGCAAATGTTGTATATGTCGACACTCATACTGTGCTCTTGGAGCTATTTCAACACCCCACTTCTCATGGTACTACTTGTTttcgttttctttttcttttaagatGCTCAACAGTAAAGATTCAAATGTTGAAAGTAAGTTTGTTTTTGCAGGGCTAAGATATGGAACCAAAGCATGTTGTGGATATGGAGGTGGTTTATACAATTATAACCAGCAAGTGTTCTGTGGAAATACGAAACAAGTAAATGGGAAAACGGTAACAGCAAAAGCCTGCAAGGATCCACAAAATTATGTAAGCTGGGATGGAATTCATGCCACTGATGCAGCAAACAAGCTCACAGCATATGCCATTCTCAATGGTTCTTATTTTGATCCTCCTTTTCCACTTCACAAGTACTGTGACATCCAGCCTATAGGTTGACAATGTTGTTAAATTTCTTGTGTTCAGCAATAAAAATGAACCACCACTTATGAGTACTCATTACTCGTCAAGTTAACAGACTTATCTGCACTCAGTGTTTACACCAAACCATGTTATGTTTGCCATATGCAAACACATGACATTCGTTTATTAGTTTGGTGTAAAGACGACAAACAGTTTTTCCAGTAAATGATATGGCTTATCTTTAAAATGTGACAGATATTGATGGAAACTTTTAAAACAAGGACTTGATAATTGAGTTGCATCATCTCATAACAACAAACTTCATCTATGAGTTGTGATCCATATCCTAAtctaattttcttataaaaaaacaCAATCCATCTATGTCTATATGAGTTGAATTTAATCATTAGGTATGGATTTAGTTTGTGAATATATTAAAGTACTTATCCTTCTCAGATTGTGATTAAACTAATGCACACCAGCAAAAGATACTCCTGATTGCATCAGAAACACCATTTTCCAAATGGCTTAAATGGTTACAGCCTTGGGGCTCATTGGGTATAAGGTATAACTAATCCCGGGAATAATTTTGGATGAGATTAGTTATCCTGGGATTGTAGTGTTAAACAATCTTGAGATGACTAATCAGGGGACGGGATAACTTGTTCCCCAACCAAACGAGCCCTTTAAGAATTTTGTTGACAGGGGTTTAATCAAGTGCAATAACTATTAAAGAAAATTCTTAGCTTACAGACCAATCTTTAGAAAAAATGCAGACAGCTCAACAGAAGATTATTCTAAGATTTCAGATTGGCCCATACATTATGTCAAAACATTATAAAATTTTGGTTTTACAAATTAAAGTTTTAGTTAATTGTGCCTTCTTCCTGTCAAGAATAAagtgagtatttttttttaaaaataaatagaaacaaaCAAGTATGTGAACAGTTAGTGTTAAAACATTGAATGTTTCTTTCACTTTAAAACAGTCAACTTAATAGTTTAATAGCATAGCATTATTTAAAACATTATCAGCTAATGATCTCACTTTAGAACATTCTAATCATTTTGGAGTTTCTTAATTGTACTAAATAATTATCTTCAACCAACCATAAAGTTTATTTTATGACAGTTTGTACACTCAAAAGGAATCTCACCTTTTATGCATAAGAGAGAGCCTATTgcctttatattttattcatttatttgaaGGGTGTTTTTTTGGAAACCAAGGATAACCCGCACTCGGTAAACCCCTCACCGTGTAATATGCAAACTGCAAATCACACTGGGAAAGTAAACCGCACTAGACACATCTATCTATGTGGCACCAATCAACTGAGTCACTTTGAAGGGTGTTTTGTTGTTTGAATTATGTAAAAATTTACATTGATTTCCTAAACATGAATGTATATACACCCAAAAAATGGAAAGAAGACAAGAATTGAAAAGAACAAATTATaaagttgaaaagaaaatagaatcaaGGAACATAACTATTTTCAAGAACTGGTTGAGTTCTGATACCTGAAGCAGAAGGCATTCTGCTATTCCCAACCCAAACATCATCCAAAGCCTCACTTTTTTCAGATTGTCTCTCCATATTACCTCTCTTTTTTAGCCTAacacatttgtatatcaaaattCCCATCACAATCAACAATATTAATCCAACAATTCCTACTCCAAATCCTATTACCCACCATTTCCATTTCCCCTTTTCCTCCTCTGGCTTCAATGAAGGAACCACTATCGCGAAATGCCCTTGTCCTCGCGACATACATGTGTTGTTCATTGTAACATTACTGAACTCTATCGTTCCATTTTTGACAAATCTAACACATTTCACATTCTTGTTGTAGTCGTTGTTTGGAGGGAAATGAATCAAAATGTGATTTTCCATGGTATTGAGCTCAACCATTCCATAATTTTCTCTGCTTCTTCTTGCATCATATGCTAAAAAGCCTATAACAGGTGTTACAAATGTGTAATTTGTAACATCATAGTATTTGGAAGACAAATTCCCAAgattttcataaattatatcaaatctctTAACAAAAGGCCATGGTAATACTCTGTGTGGGATTTTAAAGAAGCTAAAATTAGCCCCTCTTCTCCAAAAACTTGAACTTCTAAAACGAACAATTGAACTTTCCATGCCTGAAAAATTTGTAGGAAGGGGAATATCATACAATTTACCCGTATATCGTTTCGACATATTCTTGATTGAATATTCATGAATATATGAATCCAATGAGTCTCGATCCAATCCTCGTGCAACGTTTAATgatgataacaataataataataaccaaGACATCAGTGGGATGACGTTacatatattgttattgttattattagaCCCCATCAACAATCTTCATTCATTCCCATTTcttcaaaaacattaaaatctTGATCAATGTAACATAAATTAATGCAAGAAAAAGGCATGGAGGATCATAACTAATTAAACAATAAATGAACCCTCTCAAAAAGGGGTTTTAGGGATATTAATCAAGAATTGAGATTGCTAATCTCCAAGATTTGGAGGAGTATGAGAGGGGATGGACTCTTAACAAACAAGATTATCTAGGTATAATGAAAAAATTGGGATCTTTTATAAATGTGGTTCTAATTCTAATATTCTTAGGGCCCTAACCTTAATCTGTCACCTTaataaaaagtacaaaaaaaagaGGGTCCCCTTAAGAATTGTTCTATGTTGTAACTTGttactcaatttttttatttaataaagttTGTGTCAATTGGATTAGTTGGAAATAAGATATGTAATTTTATTCTTATAATTCATTACTACTTTATAAATTGTGCCAACTGGACTTTTGTTGGGATCACAATCAATCATCCAAGAAGGACAAAGCTATATAAATATAAGATTTGTATAAAAAGCTTATTTTAAGGAGGTGGGTTGAATGGTCCATTTTGTTGGTAAAATCTATCTGTATTCTAAGTTACCTTTTTTGGTGTATTAGAAGTTAGAAGAATATCAACGTAGAAGAAAGAAATCTTGGTGGAGGAAATAGAAGtcgatataaaaataaatattatttggtattcaaaatttcataaactcgattaattcaaatttacacTATGTATAACACAATTAAAGAGAAATACTCATTTATCAAAAGTTTCTCCATTTTTATATTCAGACCTGATAGCTGTAAGAGATTTTGTATGCTTATACTaagttagaaaaaatatatttaatttgaagcGATCTTAATTCATGCCACCACACctcttatttcaattttttaactAAAGTACGGCTAACTTTcttaacaaaatttatttaagttttggTCTCCAAATGGAATTAGGTATTATGCGTCTTCGATAATTTAGGCGTAATGTTGTTGAGATAAATGTGCACGTATGGTATGAAAAAGATTTTTACTCAGATCACttaatttgtattatattttaaCCTTGATTTATACCTAACTAAGCAAATTTTATGTGATTACGATAAAAATTAATGATCTGAAATGGTTTTAAATCAGattaattcaaaattgaaattttatttagagatataattcaacttttttaagttgtatttttctcataaacataaaatccTATAATTTGTGAATACTATCCAAACTTTTCAACACTTacacaatcttaccaaataagcaAATCATAGTTCATAA belongs to Solanum stenotomum isolate F172 chromosome 1, ASM1918654v1, whole genome shotgun sequence and includes:
- the LOC125850531 gene encoding GDSL esterase/lipase At4g01130, with the protein product MTTLRAITLLLLLLFKVAATECNQSCAFKAIFNFGDSNTDTGGFWAAFPAQAPPHGMTYFNKPVGRATDGRVVVDFLAQALDLPFLSPYLQSIGSDYKHGANFATLASTVRLPQTSLFVTGVSPFSLEIQLRQMKEFKVKVDELPRKGKSNLPSPNIFGKSLYTFYIGQNDFTGNLARLGISGVKEFLPQVVSQIASTIKEIYALGGRTFWVLNLAPIGCYPAFLVQLPHNTSDIDQFGCLISYNNAVVDYNNMLKAALAKTRKDLSDANVVYVDTHTVLLELFQHPTSHGLRYGTKACCGYGGGLYNYNQQVFCGNTKQVNGKTVTAKACKDPQNYVSWDGIHATDAANKLTAYAILNGSYFDPPFPLHKYCDIQPIG
- the LOC125858067 gene encoding uncharacterized protein LOC125858067 produces the protein MGSNNNNNNICNVIPLMSWLLLLLLSSLNVARGLDRDSLDSYIHEYSIKNMSKRYTGKLYDIPLPTNFSGMESSIVRFRSSSFWRRGANFSFFKIPHRVLPWPFVKRFDIIYENLGNLSSKYYDVTNYTFVTPVIGFLAYDARRSRENYGMVELNTMENHILIHFPPNNDYNKNVKCVRFVKNGTIEFSNVTMNNTCMSRGQGHFAIVVPSLKPEEEKGKWKWWVIGFGVGIVGLILLIVMGILIYKCVRLKKRGNMERQSEKSEALDDVWVGNSRMPSASGIRTQPVLENSYVP